Proteins from one Panthera leo isolate Ple1 chromosome D1, P.leo_Ple1_pat1.1, whole genome shotgun sequence genomic window:
- the LOC122200802 gene encoding olfactory receptor 51V1-like, protein MSVQPDSKISNSTFLLTGFPGLEREYPWLSIPFSCIYAMVLLGNCLVLHVIRTEPSLHEPMFYFLAMLALTDLCMGLSTVHTVLGILWGLSREVSLDACIAQTYFIHGLSLTESGVLLAMAFDRFTAICNPLRYTSILTNMRIITIGVAILGRSFLFITAPIVRLKFFHYCHPHILSHSFCLHQDLLRLACSDIRFNSFYALALVICTLFLDSVLILISYISILHSVLTIASRDERLKSLKTCVSHICAVLVFYIPIIGLTMVHRFGKHLSPVVHVLMGNIYILFPPLMNPIIYSVKTQQIRSRIQRWFTKQN, encoded by the coding sequence ATGTCTGTTCAACCTGACTCCAAAATCAGTAACTCCACCTTTCTCCTTACGGGTTTCCCTGGCCTGGAACGGGAATATCCTTGGCTCTCCATTCCTTTCTCCTGTATCTATGCTATGGTACTCTTAGGGAATTGCCTGGTGTTGCATGTGATCCGGACAGAGCCCAGCTTACATGAGCCCATGTTCTACTTCCTGGCCATGTTGGCCCTCACTGACCTGTGCATGGGGCTGTCCACAGTGCACACGGTGCTTGGGATCTTGTGGGGCCTGAGCAGGGAAGTCAGCCTGGATGCCTGCATTGCCCAAACTTACTTCATCCATGGTCTGTCCCTCACAGAGTCTGGAGTCCTTCTTGCCATGGCCTTTGATCGCTTTACTGCCATCTGCAATCCTCTGAGATATACATCCATCCTCACCAATATGAGAATCATCACCATTGGTGTGGCCATTTTAGGGAGGAGTTTCCTGTTCATTACTGCTCCCATTGTCCGCCTAAAGTTCTTCCATTACTGCCATCCtcatatcctctcccattccttcTGCCTGCACCAAGACTTACTTCGGCTTGCCTGCTCCGACATCCGCTTCAACAGCTTCTATGCGTTAGCCCTGGTGATCTGCACGCTCTTTTTGGATTCGGTGCTCATTCTCATCTCCTACATCTCGATCCTGCATTCAGTCTTGACTATTGCATCCCGGGACGAGCGGCTCAAGTCCTTGAAGACCTGTGTCTCCCACATCTGTGCTGTTCTGGTTTTCTATATCCCAATTATTGGTTTGACCATGGTGCACCGCTTTGGAAAGCACCTCTCTCCTGTGGTCCATGTCCTCATGGGCAATATCTATATCCTTTTCCCACCCTTGATGAACCCTATCATCTACAGTGTCAAAACCCAACAAATACGTAGCAGGATCCAGAGATGGTTCACTAAACAAAACTGA